Part of the Catalinimonas alkaloidigena genome is shown below.
CAGTAGCAGCGGTTCTCATCTAGGCCACGTTTTTCCTGATGGCCCTAAACCTACCGGACTACGCTACTGCATGAATGGAGATGCCATGCTGTTTGTAGCCAAAGGTGAGGAGCAGCCAGCACTTGTAAAAGAATATCTGGAGAAGCATCCTGAAGAAAAACCTGAAATTTAATCTGCGAACAGTGTAAGCAATTCATCCGGTTGATGGATGAGATATGAAGGCTTTAGCGATGCTAAGGCCTTTGCTGTATGAGCCCCCCAGCTAACGGCTACCATGTCTATACCCAGGTTTTTTGCGGCTTCTATATCTCGCATCTCGTCTCCTATGTATACGAGCTCTTCCGGCCTAAACTGTTTCTCCCTCATGATTTTACGCAGGACTCTGCTCTTGCCAAAGATGTTACTGGACGAATAAATAAAATCAAAAAAAGGGAGCTGGTTTGTTTTGAGAAAACACTCTACATTACTGGGTGTATTTGAAGTAAGTATGCCCAACCTGAATAACTGGCCCAGCAGAGGTAAAACCTTTTCCATTTGAGCAAATGGCTTGATCAGGTGAACCTCCTTTTGAAACTCTCTCTTGACCCGGGATGCGATGATTGGAATTTTGAGCAATGGCACTTTAAGTTCTTTAAAAGCCTCCAGGGTGGATTTACTTCTGAATCTGGCAATGTCTTCTTTATCAAGCTTTGAGAAGCCATACTCCTCGGCTAAGGTATTACTGATTTCCAAAAGCCGGTACAATGAATCGGCAATTGTTCCATCAAAATCAAAGAGGAGAGTTGTTTTATTTTGCATGAGGTTTTAGTGTAGAACAATGCTACCCAACTCAACAGTTAAAGCACTTTACTTATCTTATTCAGGAAGCTTACTGAATGGGTATAGCCTGAACTCTAAATTAACAATATCATTCTTTGATTTACTACTTACGTCAAGGTAAAATGAGAAGAAACCTCTCACTAATTTCTTCTCAAATTAAATGTTTTTACAATTATTAAAGTAATTTTCTGAGTAAGCCACCTGACCTTCTGTAGCCACGGCCTCCGCTAAGCATTCCTATTACAGAACTTAGTCCGCCTCCGCCTC
Proteins encoded:
- a CDS encoding HAD-IA family hydrolase; this encodes MQNKTTLLFDFDGTIADSLYRLLEISNTLAEEYGFSKLDKEDIARFRSKSTLEAFKELKVPLLKIPIIASRVKREFQKEVHLIKPFAQMEKVLPLLGQLFRLGILTSNTPSNVECFLKTNQLPFFDFIYSSSNIFGKSRVLRKIMREKQFRPEELVYIGDEMRDIEAAKNLGIDMVAVSWGAHTAKALASLKPSYLIHQPDELLTLFAD